ACAACAGCTTCCTGATCGAGGAGGCGTACAACCAGGAGCCCGGCGTCGTGCAGCACATCAACACCTTCTCCCGCGCGCGCGGCGGGGCGTGGGCGTACTCGTTCACGCAGGAGTGGCCGTTCTTCAGCCAGCGCCACCAGGTGAGCTTCACCCTGCCGGTGGAGCGCGTGGGCGGCGGGACCACGTTCGAGACGGGGATCGGCGACCTGCTGCTGAACTACCGCTACCAGCTGGTCGGCAGCGGCGACACGCGCCTGGCGGTGGCGCCGCGGCTGTCGCTGGTCGTGCCCACGGGCGACGAGGAGCGCGGGCTGGGCGGCGGCGGCGCGGGCGTGCAGGCGAACCTGCCGGTGAGCTACGTGCTCTCCGGCCGGCTGGTGGCGCACTCCAACGCGGGGCTCACCTGGATTCCCGGCGCGAAGGACGCGGCCGGCGCGGAGGCCGCCACCACCTCGTTCAACCTGGGGCAGAGCGTGGTCTGGCTGGCCCACCCGCTGGTGAACCTGCTGGTGGAGGCCGCCTGGAGCCAGGACGAGGAGGTGGCGGGCGACGACGCCACGGCGACCAGCCGCAGCTTCTTCGTCTCCCCCGGCGTGCGCGGGGCCATCAACGTGCGCGGCGGGCTGCAGATCGTCCCCGGCATCGCCGTGCCGATCGGCGTCGGGCCCAGCGACGGGGAGCGCGCGGTGTTCCTCTACTTCAGCCTCGAGCATCCCTTCCGGAAGCAGCGGTAGGCGGAGCGCCGGGCGACTGAAGTCGCGGCAACAACCGCAGGAAGCCTCGCAAACCACGCAAGGCTGCGGGGCGAGGTTCCGCTCGTCGGCGGCGAGGATCGGCGAGGGGCGAGCGGGTGCCCGGGCGACGGGGGGAAGGGTCTCCCGGACCGGTGTTCAGGACCGGGAAACAGGTGTCAGAATCGCGGCGGGGCGCGCATTCTCCGGAAACGGGGATCGCGCCCCGCCGTCCTGCCACCGCCCCTCTGCCCCGCCGCGACCCATGAGCCGACCCGGAATCCTCCCCCTCCTCGCCGTGCTGGCCCTGCCGCTGGCTGGCTGCGACAACCCCGGCAGCCCGGAGATCGACCGCGACGCCTGCGCGCGCGCCGGGCTGCAGCAGGCCGCCTACGCCGGCGACGTGCAGCTCGGCGTGGGGCAGGCGGCCGAGCTGGCCCCGGGCGCCTCGCTCTGCCTGGTGCTGCCCGACGCGAGCCGCGAGTACGCGCTGGCCTACCTCGACACGCGCGCCATCGAGGCCTCGCGGACGGCGCGCGAGCCGTTCCGGTCGGACAGCTTCACCGTGGGCGTGCGCGACTTCCAGGGAGGCGGGCCGCAGCCCCTGCGGCGGCTGCGGGCTCCTGCCGGGGGCGCGCCGGCGTTCACGGGACTGCCGGACGGGACGGACTTCCTCCCCGTGGCGAACGTCTCCGCGGCCGCCTCGTTCCACCCGGCGCTCCGGGAGGCGCCGTGGACCCAGGGCGAGGCGTTCACGCTGTTCGACAACCTCCGGCAGGTGGACCGACCGGCGCGCGTGCACCGGGTCTACGGCGGCTGGCTGGTGGCGGTGGCGTTCGAGGACGAGCCGCAGCCCACGCTGCCACAGACGCTGGCGCACCTGGACGCGCAGTGGCCGCTGCTGAGCAGCACGGGGCTGCCGCTGCTGCGCGGCATCTTCGGCGACCTGCGGCCGGTCACCAGCGGCGGCTCCAACCAGCTGCTGATGGTGATCCGCGCCGACCTGATCGACTTCGGCGCCGCGGGGGTGGCGTTCGGGGCCGTGGTGGACGACCAGGTCTACAGCTACATCGCCGTCCTCCCCAACGACGCGCACGGCGTGCGCAACGCGACCGGCACCGGCAGCCTGGTGTTCCACGAGGTCACCCACACCTTCCAGCGCTCGTACCTGGCCGCGCACGCGCAGAACACGCCTCCCAGCACCTCGGCGGGCGCGGCGCGGTGGGGGGTGGAGGGCGGCGCCACCCTCATGCAGCGCGAGCTGGCGCGGCGGCAGGCGGGGATCGGCGCCACGGCCAACTACGACTGGGTGAGCCCGGGCGGCACGGAGGTGGAGGAGTGGTACAAGCGCTTCGCCCAGCCCGGGCGCGGCGAGCTGACCGCCGGCTACTCGGCGGCGGCCGGGTTCATGATGGACCTGGCGCAGCGGCGCACGGCTGCGGGCGAGGGGCTGGACGCGGCGCTGGAGGAGGTGATGCGCGGCTCCATCGAGGGGTGGTTCGGCCACGCCGTGCAGGGAGACTTCACCGGGCTGGCGGCGCGGATGCGCTCGCGGCTGGGGAGCGGCTGGGAGCCCGCGGAGGCGGTGCTGCAGTGGACGCTGAGCCACGCGGCCGACGACCGCACCCCGAGCGCGACCTTCC
The sequence above is drawn from the Longimicrobium sp. genome and encodes:
- a CDS encoding transporter, whose translation is MKIRRLLFAASVFAAAPALAQEEEAPIQDNSFLIEEAYNQEPGVVQHINTFSRARGGAWAYSFTQEWPFFSQRHQVSFTLPVERVGGGTTFETGIGDLLLNYRYQLVGSGDTRLAVAPRLSLVVPTGDEERGLGGGGAGVQANLPVSYVLSGRLVAHSNAGLTWIPGAKDAAGAEAATTSFNLGQSVVWLAHPLVNLLVEAAWSQDEEVAGDDATATSRSFFVSPGVRGAINVRGGLQIVPGIAVPIGVGPSDGERAVFLYFSLEHPFRKQR